In Spirobacillus cienkowskii, a genomic segment contains:
- a CDS encoding CopG family antitoxin, whose protein sequence is MKKKLPKLTTDKEAEEFIDQDLSEYMDNDDFKLTTFEFAPKNKSITIRISDPLLNCIQSFAKEEKVSYQKIVRQALEEYIRKKKKKVS, encoded by the coding sequence ATGAAGAAAAAATTGCCAAAACTAACAACAGATAAAGAGGCCGAAGAGTTTATTGATCAAGATTTGTCTGAATATATGGATAATGATGATTTTAAATTAACAACATTTGAATTTGCGCCTAAAAATAAGAGTATAACTATTCGTATTTCAGATCCTTTGCTAAATTGTATTCAAAGTTTTGCAAAAGAAGAAAAAGTTTCATATCAAAAAATTGTGCGACAAGCTCTTGAAGAATATATTCGTAAAAAGAAGAAAAAAGTATCTTAA
- a CDS encoding BrnT family toxin, translating to MTLKFDGFDWDDGNITKNRDKHGVTCEEIESFLKNTLFMTPDVQHSDIEQRYIVFGKGQNSRPMVGAITFKYTEDGSCLVRPISIRYMHSKEVKKYEEKIAKTNNR from the coding sequence ATGACGCTGAAATTTGATGGGTTTGATTGGGATGATGGAAATATAACTAAGAACAGAGATAAACATGGTGTAACGTGTGAGGAGATAGAGTCTTTTTTAAAGAACACGTTATTTATGACTCCTGATGTTCAGCATTCGGATATTGAACAGCGGTATATAGTTTTTGGAAAAGGCCAAAATAGTAGACCAATGGTAGGAGCCATTACTTTTAAATATACTGAAGATGGAAGTTGTTTGGTTAGACCTATTTCAATTCGATACATGCACAGTAAAGAGGTTAAAAAATATGAAGAAAAAATTGCCAAAACTAACAACAGATAA
- a CDS encoding zinc ribbon domain-containing protein YjdM encodes MSEISPCPQCQSTYVYEDGEILICPECGHEFSKNLKNNQENPQTIMVRDAYGVELKDGDSVTIIKDLKVKGSSNVVKVGTKIKNIRLVDADHNIDCKVPGIGAMGLKSEFVKKVTD; translated from the coding sequence ATGAGTGAAATTTCTCCTTGTCCCCAATGCCAGTCAACATATGTGTATGAAGATGGCGAAATCTTAATATGTCCAGAGTGTGGGCATGAGTTCTCAAAAAATCTAAAAAACAACCAAGAAAACCCGCAAACAATAATGGTACGTGACGCATACGGTGTGGAGCTTAAAGATGGAGATTCTGTTACTATCATTAAAGATCTTAAAGTTAAAGGCTCTTCAAATGTTGTAAAAGTTGGTACCAAAATTAAAAACATTCGTCTTGTTGATGCAGATCATAACATAGATTGCAAAGTCCCAGGTATTGGAGCCATGGGTTTAAAGTCTGAATTTGTTAAAAAAGTAACTGATTAA
- a CDS encoding metallophosphoesterase gives MKIIQITDCHIKKETDSLMYGVNPRKKLENITNYISNNIKDFDFVILTGDISDDGSIESYNFVVNSLQKINKKIYFINGNHDSKSNLIKVFSESHNFFHLKELWLENWLFLGADSCIEGKDYGVLSNQELQRIDTNIKQAKIKNYNCAVITHHHPVAVGTPLIDDCPMLNGHDLVNVLNKYDNVKVLITGHVHNHYSIKIGNTYNLEAGPSSFAQFKYNGSNENNDIDNKTYGFKMYEFFDGYYEISCKLFCE, from the coding sequence ACATTAAAAAAGAAACAGATAGTTTAATGTATGGAGTTAATCCAAGAAAAAAATTAGAAAATATTACAAATTATATTAGCAATAATATAAAAGATTTTGATTTTGTAATTTTAACTGGTGACATTTCAGATGACGGTAGTATTGAGTCTTATAATTTTGTTGTTAACTCGCTTCAAAAAATAAATAAAAAAATTTATTTTATAAACGGAAACCACGATTCAAAAAGTAATTTAATAAAAGTATTTTCTGAAAGTCATAATTTTTTTCATTTAAAGGAACTATGGTTAGAAAATTGGTTGTTTTTAGGTGCTGATTCTTGCATAGAAGGTAAAGATTATGGAGTTTTATCAAACCAAGAACTGCAAAGAATTGATACTAACATCAAACAAGCTAAAATTAAAAACTACAATTGTGCTGTAATCACTCATCATCATCCAGTTGCAGTAGGAACACCATTAATTGATGATTGCCCTATGTTAAATGGTCACGATTTGGTTAATGTTTTAAATAAATACGATAATGTTAAAGTTTTAATAACAGGTCATGTGCATAATCATTATTCAATTAAAATTGGAAATACCTATAATTTAGAAGCAGGGCCTTCTAGTTTTGCACAATTTAAATATAATGGTAGCAACGAAAATAATGATATTGATAATAAGACATATGGTTTTAAAATGTACGAATTTTTTGATGGATATTATGAAATTTCTTGTAAGTTATTTTGTGAATAA